The following proteins are encoded in a genomic region of Sesamum indicum cultivar Zhongzhi No. 13 linkage group LG8, S_indicum_v1.0, whole genome shotgun sequence:
- the LOC105168325 gene encoding high-affinity nitrate transporter 3.1-like, whose protein sequence is MESYLLAVLSLATLSFADTCYGGVLFSTLPQTLAVSASPTDGQVLKAGEDNITVTWGLNQSFPDGTDSSYNEVKLMLCYGPISQADRGWRKTVDNLSKDKTCQFTIAHRTYMRETQNFTWMIERDVPTAVYFVRAYAYNSSRNEVAYGQTTDAKKSRNLFKVQAISGRHSSLDIASVCFSAFALLSVVGFMALEKRGRNSAEN, encoded by the exons ATGGAATCTTATCTTCTTGCAGTACTATCTCTAGCCACCTTAAGCTTTGCAGACACTTGTTATGGAGGTGTGCTCTTTTCTACACTGCCCCAAACCCTAGCCGTCTCGGCTTCACCAACTGATGGCCAAG TTCTAAAAGCCGGAGAGGATAATATAACAGTTACCTGGGGGCTGAATCAGAGTTTTCCAGATGGGACAGATTCGTCGTACAATGAAGTTAAGTTGATGCTTTGCTACGGACCAATCAGCCAGGCTGATCGTGGATGGAGGAAAACTGTGGACAACCTTAGCAAAGACAAGACTTGTCAGTTCACAATTGCTCACAGAACCTATATGAGGGAAACTCAGAACTTCACATGGATGATAGAGAGAGATGTCCCAACTGCAGTTTATTTTGTGAGAGCTTATGCCTATAATTCATCCCGCAACGAGGTTGCCTACGGGCAGACAACTGATGCCAAGAAGAGCAGAAACCTTTTCAAGGTTCAAGCAATCAGCGGACGTCATTCATCACTTGACATAGCATCTGTATGCTTCTCTGCTTTTGCTTTGCTATCTGTGGTTGGTTTTATGGCGCTGGAGAAGAGAGGAAGGAATTCAGCAGAGAATTAA
- the LOC105168326 gene encoding uncharacterized protein LOC105168326 isoform X1, translated as MITIVIFEKRKNPCRQVSILIFFYIDLIMRVVSLSSLFLTLVSTLLLQCLGEIEQASSPPRGWNSYDSFCWTISEEEFLQNAELVAQRLRTHGFEYVVVDYLWYRRKVKGAYVDSLGFDVIDEWGRMMPDPDRWPSSRGGKGFTEVAKKVHGMGLKFGIHVMRGISTQAFNANTPVLDVTTGKAYEESGRQWRAKDIGMKERTCAWMKNGFMSVNTKLGAGRAFLRSLYQQYADWGVDFVKNDCVFGADFDLDEISYVSKVLTELNRPILYSLSPGTSVTPAMARDVNNLVNMYRITGDDWDTWGDVAAHFDISRDFSAANMIGAKGLRGKSWPDLDMLPFGWLTDQGSNEGPHRKCNLNLDEQRSQMTLWSMAKSPLMFGGDMRQLDDATFSLLTNPTLLEINSFSSNNKEFPYITNKKCRFRRVRNRPFTCKSRYLERNSVMGALALGLTSCKDVEARGWSPKAIDDDDLDQVCWKEKSRSGDQEPFCLYKRKPLLSSEEYLTYKNHYDGKIHLLATKTTESCLGASRNQKLTSKESKSGSFSPCGWDVNQMWELKHNGTLMNSYSGLCASMRQVKANSGPNGVRAWVATGRRGEIYVAFFNLDDNKAVVSMRMDDLAKAFPGKNFSTVSCKCREEWSKKDFGVVRDTLSTQVEIHGCALFVLNCTYT; from the exons ATGATCACTATCGTCATCTTTGAGAAACGCAAAAATCCCTGCAGACAGGTCTCGATTctgatctttttttatat TGATTTGATCATGAGAGTGGTTTCTTTGAGCTCGCTCTTTCTCACTCTCGTCTCCACTCTTCTACTTCAATG CCTGGGAGAAATAGAGCAAGCTAGCTCACCACCAAGAGGTTGGAACTCGTACGATTCGTTTTGCTGGACGATTTCTGAAGAAGAGTTCCTGCAAAATGCTGAACTTGTGGCTCAGCGCCTCCGTACACATGGATTTGAG TACGTGGTGGTGGATTATCTTTGGTATAGGAGGAAAGTGAAAGGAGCTTATGTTGATTCTCTGGGATTTGATGTTATTGATGAATGGGGAAGGATGATGCCTGACCCGGATAGATGGCCTTCATCCAGAGGTGGTAAAGGGTTCACGGAAGTGGCTAAGAAAGTTCACGGCATGGGTTTGAAGTTCGGAATTCATGTCATGAGAGGTATCAGTACACAGGCATTCAATGCGAACACACCTGTCCTGGATGTCACGACG GGCAAAGCTTATGAAGAGTCCGGCCGGCAGTGGAGAGCTAAAGACATAGGAATGAAGGAGAGGACTTGCGCATGGATGAAAAATGGTTTCATGAGTGTGAATACCAAATTGGGGGCTGGAAGAGCATTCTTGAGGTCACTGTATCAACAATATGCTGATTGGGGTGTTGATTTTG TTAAAAATGACTGCGTATTTGGAGCGGACTTTGATCTAGATGAGATAAGCTATGTTTCAAAG GTTTTGACCGAACTTAACCGCCCGATCCTGTATTCCTTATCTCCTGGAACTAGCGTGACACCAGCAATGGCGAGGGACGTAAACAATCTTGTCAACATGTACAGAATTACAGGGGATGATTGGGATACATGGGGAGATGTTGCTGCCCATTTTGATATTTCTAG GGATTTTTCTGCTGCTAATATGATTGGAGCTAAAGGACTACGTGGCAAGTCCTGGCCGGACTTAGATATGCTTCCGTTTGGATGGCTTACTGATCAAG GTTCAAATGAAGGCCCTCATAGAAAATGTAATCTCAATCTTGATGAACAGAGATCTCAG ATGACCTTGTGGTCAATGGCTAAGTCTCCTCTCATGTTCGGAGGAGATATGCGACAGCTTGACGATGCAACGTTCAGTCTACTCACAAATCCTACTCTCTTAGAGATAAACTCCTTCAGCTCAAACAATAAGGAG TTTCCCTatattacaaacaaaaaatgtcGTTTTCGTCGAGTAAGAAATCGTCCATTCACATGCAAATCAAGATATCTAGAAAGAAACAGTGTCATGGGCGCCCTTGCTTTAGGCCTCACTAGCTGCAAAGATGTCGAGGCAAGAGGCTGGTCACCTAAAgctattgatgatgatgatcttgATCAAGTCTGCTGGAAAGAGAAATCAAGGAGTGGAGATCAAGAGCCATTTTGCCTATACAAAAGAAAACCTCTTCTGTCATC AGAAGAATACCTGACATATAAAAACCACTATGACGGCAAAATCCATCTACTGGCAACCAAGACGACCGAGTCTTGTCTTGGTGCTTCTAGAAATCAAAAGCTTACTTCCAAAGAATCAAAAAGTGGTTCATTTTCACCTTGCGGATGGGATGTCAACCAG ATGTGGGAGTTGAAGCATAATGGTACCCTGATGAATAGCTATTCCGGTTTATGTGCATCTATGCGGCAAGTAAAAG CTAATTCTGGTCCCAATGGAGTTCGTGCTTGGGTTGCAACGGGAAGAAGAG GAGAAATCTACGTTGCGTTCTTCAATTTGGATGACAACAAGGCTGTGGTGTCGATGAGGATGGACGACTTGGCTAAGGCTTTTCCTGGTAAAAATTTCAGCACCGTTTCATGCAAATGCAGAGAAGAATGGAGTAAGAAAGACTTTGGAGTTGTAAGAGATACACTTTCTACCCAAGTAGAAATCCATGGATGTGCTCTTTTTGTCCTAAACTGCACTTATACCTAA
- the LOC105168326 gene encoding uncharacterized protein LOC105168326 isoform X2, giving the protein MRVVSLSSLFLTLVSTLLLQCLGEIEQASSPPRGWNSYDSFCWTISEEEFLQNAELVAQRLRTHGFEYVVVDYLWYRRKVKGAYVDSLGFDVIDEWGRMMPDPDRWPSSRGGKGFTEVAKKVHGMGLKFGIHVMRGISTQAFNANTPVLDVTTGKAYEESGRQWRAKDIGMKERTCAWMKNGFMSVNTKLGAGRAFLRSLYQQYADWGVDFVKNDCVFGADFDLDEISYVSKVLTELNRPILYSLSPGTSVTPAMARDVNNLVNMYRITGDDWDTWGDVAAHFDISRDFSAANMIGAKGLRGKSWPDLDMLPFGWLTDQGSNEGPHRKCNLNLDEQRSQMTLWSMAKSPLMFGGDMRQLDDATFSLLTNPTLLEINSFSSNNKEFPYITNKKCRFRRVRNRPFTCKSRYLERNSVMGALALGLTSCKDVEARGWSPKAIDDDDLDQVCWKEKSRSGDQEPFCLYKRKPLLSSEEYLTYKNHYDGKIHLLATKTTESCLGASRNQKLTSKESKSGSFSPCGWDVNQMWELKHNGTLMNSYSGLCASMRQVKANSGPNGVRAWVATGRRGEIYVAFFNLDDNKAVVSMRMDDLAKAFPGKNFSTVSCKCREEWSKKDFGVVRDTLSTQVEIHGCALFVLNCTYT; this is encoded by the exons ATGAGAGTGGTTTCTTTGAGCTCGCTCTTTCTCACTCTCGTCTCCACTCTTCTACTTCAATG CCTGGGAGAAATAGAGCAAGCTAGCTCACCACCAAGAGGTTGGAACTCGTACGATTCGTTTTGCTGGACGATTTCTGAAGAAGAGTTCCTGCAAAATGCTGAACTTGTGGCTCAGCGCCTCCGTACACATGGATTTGAG TACGTGGTGGTGGATTATCTTTGGTATAGGAGGAAAGTGAAAGGAGCTTATGTTGATTCTCTGGGATTTGATGTTATTGATGAATGGGGAAGGATGATGCCTGACCCGGATAGATGGCCTTCATCCAGAGGTGGTAAAGGGTTCACGGAAGTGGCTAAGAAAGTTCACGGCATGGGTTTGAAGTTCGGAATTCATGTCATGAGAGGTATCAGTACACAGGCATTCAATGCGAACACACCTGTCCTGGATGTCACGACG GGCAAAGCTTATGAAGAGTCCGGCCGGCAGTGGAGAGCTAAAGACATAGGAATGAAGGAGAGGACTTGCGCATGGATGAAAAATGGTTTCATGAGTGTGAATACCAAATTGGGGGCTGGAAGAGCATTCTTGAGGTCACTGTATCAACAATATGCTGATTGGGGTGTTGATTTTG TTAAAAATGACTGCGTATTTGGAGCGGACTTTGATCTAGATGAGATAAGCTATGTTTCAAAG GTTTTGACCGAACTTAACCGCCCGATCCTGTATTCCTTATCTCCTGGAACTAGCGTGACACCAGCAATGGCGAGGGACGTAAACAATCTTGTCAACATGTACAGAATTACAGGGGATGATTGGGATACATGGGGAGATGTTGCTGCCCATTTTGATATTTCTAG GGATTTTTCTGCTGCTAATATGATTGGAGCTAAAGGACTACGTGGCAAGTCCTGGCCGGACTTAGATATGCTTCCGTTTGGATGGCTTACTGATCAAG GTTCAAATGAAGGCCCTCATAGAAAATGTAATCTCAATCTTGATGAACAGAGATCTCAG ATGACCTTGTGGTCAATGGCTAAGTCTCCTCTCATGTTCGGAGGAGATATGCGACAGCTTGACGATGCAACGTTCAGTCTACTCACAAATCCTACTCTCTTAGAGATAAACTCCTTCAGCTCAAACAATAAGGAG TTTCCCTatattacaaacaaaaaatgtcGTTTTCGTCGAGTAAGAAATCGTCCATTCACATGCAAATCAAGATATCTAGAAAGAAACAGTGTCATGGGCGCCCTTGCTTTAGGCCTCACTAGCTGCAAAGATGTCGAGGCAAGAGGCTGGTCACCTAAAgctattgatgatgatgatcttgATCAAGTCTGCTGGAAAGAGAAATCAAGGAGTGGAGATCAAGAGCCATTTTGCCTATACAAAAGAAAACCTCTTCTGTCATC AGAAGAATACCTGACATATAAAAACCACTATGACGGCAAAATCCATCTACTGGCAACCAAGACGACCGAGTCTTGTCTTGGTGCTTCTAGAAATCAAAAGCTTACTTCCAAAGAATCAAAAAGTGGTTCATTTTCACCTTGCGGATGGGATGTCAACCAG ATGTGGGAGTTGAAGCATAATGGTACCCTGATGAATAGCTATTCCGGTTTATGTGCATCTATGCGGCAAGTAAAAG CTAATTCTGGTCCCAATGGAGTTCGTGCTTGGGTTGCAACGGGAAGAAGAG GAGAAATCTACGTTGCGTTCTTCAATTTGGATGACAACAAGGCTGTGGTGTCGATGAGGATGGACGACTTGGCTAAGGCTTTTCCTGGTAAAAATTTCAGCACCGTTTCATGCAAATGCAGAGAAGAATGGAGTAAGAAAGACTTTGGAGTTGTAAGAGATACACTTTCTACCCAAGTAGAAATCCATGGATGTGCTCTTTTTGTCCTAAACTGCACTTATACCTAA